In Deinococcus maricopensis DSM 21211, one genomic interval encodes:
- a CDS encoding TerD family protein: MAISLSKGGNLSLTKQDPTLTNVLIGLGWDVRATEGQDFDLDASAFLLGANDKVRSDADFVFYNQPRSSEGSVEHTGDNRTGAGEGDDEQVKIDLTRVPADVQKIALTVTIHEADARRQNFGQVRNAFVRLMNEQTGTEIVRFDLGEDFSTETAVVFAEVYRHNNEWKFRAVGQGYAGGLRALCNAYGIMI; encoded by the coding sequence ATGGCGATTTCCCTCAGCAAAGGCGGCAACCTCAGCCTCACCAAACAGGACCCGACCCTCACGAACGTCCTCATTGGCCTCGGCTGGGACGTGCGCGCCACCGAAGGGCAGGACTTCGACCTCGACGCGAGCGCGTTCCTGCTCGGCGCGAACGACAAGGTCCGCAGCGACGCCGACTTCGTGTTCTACAACCAGCCGCGCAGCAGCGAAGGCAGCGTCGAACACACCGGCGACAACCGCACGGGCGCCGGCGAAGGTGACGACGAACAGGTCAAGATCGACCTGACCCGCGTTCCTGCCGACGTGCAGAAAATCGCGCTGACCGTCACCATCCACGAAGCCGACGCGCGCCGCCAGAACTTCGGGCAGGTCCGCAACGCCTTCGTGCGCCTCATGAACGAGCAGACCGGCACGGAAATCGTCCGCTTCGACCTCGGCGAGGACTTCAGCACCGAAACCGCCGTCGTGTTCGCGGAAGTCTACCGCCACAACAACGAATGGAAGTTCCGCGCGGTCGGCCAGGGCTACGCCGGCGGCCTCCGCGCGCTCTGCAACGCCTACGGCATCATGATCTAA